Proteins found in one Miscanthus floridulus cultivar M001 chromosome 4, ASM1932011v1, whole genome shotgun sequence genomic segment:
- the LOC136552335 gene encoding uncharacterized protein isoform X1, translating into MTFSLSLYGSSGCIGNLSKSQSLPDSKLKQPLRKKSQDSSTGNRRRWQSGLEAMEKNVSISVSLEGNISSIPNSIVNDSKTSMENGVDTSFINHAAEAWAEMRRQWVGHQAEVPRKSPREPVISWSTTYDDLLSTSERFPQRIPLSEMVDFLVDIWHEEGLYD; encoded by the exons ATGACATTCTCTTTGAGCTTATATGGG AGCAGTGGCTGTATTGGTAATTTAAGCAAATCTCAGTCACTTCCAGATTCTAAACTGAAACAACCCTTAAGAAAGAAATCTCAGGATTCATCTACTGGAAACAGAAGACGATGGCAATCGGGTCTAGAAGCAATGGAAAAGAATGTTAGCATATCAGTTTCTCTTGAGGGGAATATCTCGTCTATTCCCAACTCGATAGTAAACGATTCTAAAACGTCAATGGAAAATGGGGTAGATACGTCATTTATCAACCATG CTGCTGAAGCATGGGCTGAGATGAGAAGACAATGGGTTGGACATCAGGCAGAAGTTCCAAGAAAGTCCCCTCGAGAGCCAGTGATAAG TTGGTCCACAACATATGATGATCTCTTGTCGACAAGTGAGCGTTTTCCACAGCGAATCCCACTATCT GAGATGGTCGATTTTTTGGTCGACATATGGCACGAAGAAGGGCTCTATGATTAG
- the LOC136548925 gene encoding protein NRT1/ PTR FAMILY 8.3-like, which translates to MAVATPVEMKLLDAACHDESISIAWRMPQYFVLAGGEVLCYITQLEFFYKEAREKMKSMCTSFALLTVALGSYMSSHIYAAVDALTATGGRPSWISNNLNED; encoded by the coding sequence ATGGCCGTGGCGACGCCGGTGGAGATGAAGCTCCTCGACGCCGCGTGCCACGACGAGTCCATCAGCATCGCGTGGCGGATGCCACAGTACTTCGTGCTGGCCGGCGGGGAGGTGTTGTGCTACATCACGCAGCTGGAGTTCTTCTACAAGGAGGCGCGGGAGAAGATGAAGAGCATGTGCACGTCCTTCGCGCTGCTCACCGTCGCGCTGGGGAGCTACATGAGCTCGCACATATACGCTGCCGTGGACGCACTCACCGCGACCGGCGGGCGGCCTAGCTGGATCTCCAACAACCTCAACGAGG
- the LOC136552335 gene encoding uncharacterized protein isoform X2: MGGCIGNLSKSQSLPDSKLKQPLRKKSQDSSTGNRRRWQSGLEAMEKNVSISVSLEGNISSIPNSIVNDSKTSMENGVDTSFINHAAEAWAEMRRQWVGHQAEVPRKSPREPVISWSTTYDDLLSTSERFPQRIPLSEMVDFLVDIWHEEGLYD; encoded by the exons ATGGG TGGCTGTATTGGTAATTTAAGCAAATCTCAGTCACTTCCAGATTCTAAACTGAAACAACCCTTAAGAAAGAAATCTCAGGATTCATCTACTGGAAACAGAAGACGATGGCAATCGGGTCTAGAAGCAATGGAAAAGAATGTTAGCATATCAGTTTCTCTTGAGGGGAATATCTCGTCTATTCCCAACTCGATAGTAAACGATTCTAAAACGTCAATGGAAAATGGGGTAGATACGTCATTTATCAACCATG CTGCTGAAGCATGGGCTGAGATGAGAAGACAATGGGTTGGACATCAGGCAGAAGTTCCAAGAAAGTCCCCTCGAGAGCCAGTGATAAG TTGGTCCACAACATATGATGATCTCTTGTCGACAAGTGAGCGTTTTCCACAGCGAATCCCACTATCT GAGATGGTCGATTTTTTGGTCGACATATGGCACGAAGAAGGGCTCTATGATTAG
- the LOC136550152 gene encoding probable amidase At4g34880, translating to MGMSLASAAGSSCSSSGKQFEFEEATVDAIHLGFKNGSLTSTALVRFYLDQIARLNPLLHAVIEVNPEDALEQAARADAERSASRGRCAVGLHGIPVLLKDNIATRDRLNTTAGSLALLGSVVRRDAGVVTRLRRAGAVILGKANPSEWSNFRPVNSGWSARGGQTLNPYVLSASPCGSSAGPGVAAAANMAAVTLGSETDGSILCPSSRNSVVGIKPTVGLTSRSGVIPIMPLQDTIGPMCRTVSDAVYVLDVIVGYDEFDAEATGAASKYIPQGGYTQFLRIHGLRGKRIGVPDVFFEGYDDMQMAVYEKHLDTMRQQGTVVIKDLDIATNFTDLYEQETLLMAAEFKLSINAYLSDLLHSPVRSLAQVIAFNEAHPVEERLKDFGQPDLIAAEKTNGIGTRERAAIQRLKEISTNGLEKLMKEHQLDAIVAPNSDASSVLAVGGHPGIAVPAGYDGQGVPFAICFGGLKGYEPRLIEIAYAFEQATKVRRPPSFKR from the exons ATGGGAATGTCCCTGGCGTCCGCTGCCGGCAGCAGCTGCAGCTCCAGCGGCAAGCAGTTCGAGTTCGAGGAGGCCACCGTGGATGCCATCCATCTGGGCTTCAAGAACGGCAGCCTCACGTCGACGGCGCTCGTCCGGTTCTACCTGGACCAGATCGCCCGCCTCAACCCGCTGCTCCACGCCGTCATCGAGGTCAACCCGGAGGACGCGCTCGAGCAGGCGGCGCGCGCCGACGCGGAGCGCTCGGCCTCCCGCGGCCGCTGCGCCGTCGGCCTCCACGGCATCCCCGTCCTGCTCAAGGACAACATCGCCACGCGCGACCGGCTCAACACCACGGCCGGCTCCCTGGCGCTGCTCGGCTCCGTGGTCAGGCGCGACGCCGGCGTGGTGACCCGCCTCCGCCGCGCCGGCGCCGTCATCCTCGGCAAGGCCAACCCCTCCGAGTGGTCCAACTTCCGCCCCGTCAATTCCGGCTGGAGCGCCCGCGGCGGCCAGACGCTG AATCCATATGTTCTATCGGCAAGCCCGTGCGGGTCGAGCGCCGGGCCTGGCGTTGCGGCGGCAGCCAACATGGCAGCAGTGACACTGGGATCGGAGACGGACGGCTCCATCCTCTGTCCATCGTCGCGCAACTCTGTGGTTGGGATCAAACCAACTGTCGGGTTAACTAGCCGATCTGGTGTCATCCCCATCATGCCTCTTCAAGACACGATTGG ACCAATGTGTCGGACAGTATCCGATGCCGTCTATGTGTTGGACGTCATCGTCGGGTATGATGAGTTTGATGCCGAAGCCACCGGAGCGGCGTCCAAGTACATCCCGCAAGGGGGTTACACACAGTTCCTGAGGATCCATGGATTGAGGGGTAAGAGAATCGGTGTCCCTGATGTGTTTTTTGAAGGATACGATGACATGCAAATGGCGGTTTATGAGAAGCATCTCGATACAATGAG GCAACAAGGCACTGTCGTGATCAAGGATCTTGACATTGCAACAAATTTCACTGACCTATATGAGCAAGAGACTCTGCTCATGGCTGCAGAGTTCAAGTTAAGCATCAATGCTTATTTGTCAGACCTACTGCACTCTCCAGTCCGCTCCCTCGCACAAGTCATAGCATTCAACGAAGCGCATCCTGTAGAG GAGAGACTCAAAGATTTTGGGCAGCCAGACCTGATTGCCGCGGAGAAAACCAATGGCATTGGCACCAGGGAGAGAGCTGCCATCCAGCGGCTCAAGGAGATATCCACCAATGGGTTGGAGAAGCTGATGAAGGAACACCAGCTGGATGCAATCGTGGCGCCCAACAGCGACGCCTCCTCTGTTCTCGCCGTCGGGGGCCATCCGGGCATCGCCGTGCCGGCGGGGTACGACGGGCAGGGAGTCCCCTTTGCGATATGCTTTGGTGGGCTCAAGGGCTACGAGCCAAGGTTGATTGAGATCGCTTATGCGTTCGAGCAAGCTACAAAAGTCAGAAGACCGCCTAGTTTCAAGAGGTAG